The Anaerobacillus sp. CMMVII region TTATATCAAAGTCTTTAATTCTTTTTCTTCCTTTAAAGGTGATAGTAGTGAGAAGACATGGCTCTATTCAATAGCAAGACATGTAGGTGTCGATTGGATCCGCAGTCAAAATAGAAAAAAACGAAAATTCTTAGGTGTTTTTGAGCTTTCAGAGAAAGAGTTCCAAATCAGAGACGAAGAACCTTTACCAGACGAAATTGTATTAGAAAGGGAAGAAATGAAGGAGGTTTATCAAATGCTTGGTAGATGCTCCTTAGATCAGCAACAAGTGATCATTTTAAGATATATTGAATCCCTTTCAATAAGCGAAACAGCACATATTTTAGGTTGGACCGAGAGTAAGGTTAAAACGACGCAACATCGCGCAATTAAAGCACTACAAGAACTACTTAGTGCTAGTCATCATTCGGATTTAAAGGAGGTGGGAAGATGAAGCGATCCTCTAACTGGGATGAAAAATCGATTGAAAATCAACTAAGGCAATTGCCGAAATTTGAAGATAGTCGAAGTAAGGAAGAAATATTTGAGCGCATCCAAGAAAGGCTCCAGGAAGATCAAATAAAAGTACGTAAAAAGAAGAAGAGTTGGTTTGTCCCTATTGCTGCCGCTGCCGCTGTAATTTTTCTAATGATACTGATTGTCCCCTCCTTTTTAAATGAAAGAAACGTTTCGATAGAAGAACCTAATGCGGAATTTAGGATGGAGACCACTCAAAAGGTGGCAGATGAAGAAGCTGAGGCGGGAATATCTTCAATTAATGATTTTCCAGGTATCACTGCCGACGAGAAAAGTACTGACCTTCTGTATGTTGGGGCGATGCAGCCTTATGAAGCAGAGCAAATGGTCGATGAAATAATCACTTTAGGTGCTACTATTTATACTGATAATCGAGAATTTGTGGTCCCGGTTACCCTTTTAGCAGAAGGAGGAAGTATTATTGACCGTTTTCTATCGGTGAAAGATACGTTTACGGGTGATTTATGGGGGATATATGGGTTTCCTCAACTCCAATTTAATTGGATCCAAGAAGGAGAAGCCAACAAAGTAAACATTGATCTCCCGAAAAATAGTATGACAAATTTGACTTCTGCTGAACAATTTATTTATAGTTGGGGACTAATTGAAACATTCAGGCCGTGGTACGAAGAAATTCAATTCAGTTCTGACGGCGAGCCAGGAATCGATTGGGGGCAAACTGGTCATATTCCTGGAAAGTTGTTACGTGAACCGAACCGTGGATACTATCTTGTTGAAACTGATACCGGTCACTTATTTTTAGTCCGGGGAAGAGTAGTCAATGCTCCAGGAAATTATCCTGTTGGAACAGCGAGCCTTGAAGAAACTCTTCAGTTTATGAAGCAAGATGATGAGTACGGTGGATATCGTGCACCGATCGGCGAGGAATTTGTCATTACGAACGTGACAGAGCAAAAAGAAGCAGTGACAATTTCCTTTGCTGAAGGGACTGTCCTTGAAAATCAACCGCATCACTTAGCGATGGTCGAAGCTATTTTATTTGCAGTAGGAGACTTTGGTTATTCTTATGTACAATTTGAAGGGCTTGAACCAACTCAAGTCGGCCCTTATTATACGGGTGACTTGCTAGAAATTCCACGCTTTGCTAATTTCATTCGTTAATGAAAAGTCAACGGCTTCCACCGTTGACTTTTTTTGCGGAATATTTGTCAACAATATTTAGATCTTGATATAGTTGAGTGAGAGGATAAAGATAAGCGGGGGTTTACATGGACACAATTACGCATACGTTGTTTGGTCTTACTTTATATGGTGCAGTAGATAAACAGGAGCTCCCAAAAGAAAAAAGGCGTGCCTTGCTTTTTACAACAGTAGTGGGAAGTCAAATTCCAGACATTGATGTTATATCGAGATTGTGGGATACCGAGGGACAGTATCAAATGTGGCACCGGGGGATCACTCATTCTATATTTTTAGTTCCTGTTTGGGCATTAGTACTGGCTTTGTTATGCTACTTATTTTGGCGGGTCAAAGATCGACGAATTTTTCTGATGGGTGCCTTAGCAGTATTTATTCATAACACGAGCGATTTATTTAACGCCTGGGGAACAGGTTATTTAGAGCCGTTTTCTAATGTTCGTGTTACTTTTGGTACAATTTCAATCATTGATTTTGTTATATGGGGCTTAATAGCAGTAGGATATCTAGTTACGAAAAAAACAATATGGCCACCATTTCAAGTTTACCGTTTTGTTTGGGTTGCTATTATTTTGCATGTACTAATACAAACTAGCCAAGGGTATATTATCTATCAGCAAACAAGCCCTGACTATGAGCAGACAGCTTTATCAGCAAGCTTTGTGCCGTGGAATTATACTGTGATAGGGAAAAAAGGTAGCACGGTAGAAATTTCCCAGCGCAATTTGTGGTCGGAACCTGTGATCCAAACGGTGCTGACTAGCCAAGAAGAAGCAGATTTAGATCAGTTGTTCGCTGTAAAGCCAGAAGCAAAAACGCTTTATCAATGGTCACCGTTCGTCGTTGTTGTTGACGATGAAGAGATGTTAGGTATTTATGATCCGCGTTTCTATC contains the following coding sequences:
- the sigX gene encoding RNA polymerase sigma factor SigX, coding for MNDEFERLYETYHHSLFQFLFYMVRNRQIAEELVQEVYIKVFNSFSSFKGDSSEKTWLYSIARHVGVDWIRSQNRKKRKFLGVFELSEKEFQIRDEEPLPDEIVLEREEMKEVYQMLGRCSLDQQQVIILRYIESLSISETAHILGWTESKVKTTQHRAIKALQELLSASHHSDLKEVGR
- a CDS encoding metal-dependent hydrolase, with amino-acid sequence MDTITHTLFGLTLYGAVDKQELPKEKRRALLFTTVVGSQIPDIDVISRLWDTEGQYQMWHRGITHSIFLVPVWALVLALLCYLFWRVKDRRIFLMGALAVFIHNTSDLFNAWGTGYLEPFSNVRVTFGTISIIDFVIWGLIAVGYLVTKKTIWPPFQVYRFVWVAIILHVLIQTSQGYIIYQQTSPDYEQTALSASFVPWNYTVIGKKGSTVEISQRNLWSEPVIQTVLTSQEEADLDQLFAVKPEAKTLYQWSPFVVVVDDEEMLGIYDPRFYRNGQSFLFEFIEKES